In the genome of Deltaproteobacteria bacterium, one region contains:
- a CDS encoding metal-dependent transcriptional regulator, translating into MAEKRSEATEDYLKAIYSLAEENDQVIAARVAEDIGVTPSTMFSALRRLEKEEFVRVERRKNIYLTPKGRDVAEAILRRHFLTERLLTDLLGLDWVTAHQEAHHLEHAISPVVEERLAAILDNPSTCPHGNPIPVKGEASPRRQWITLNTAEAGTEVIFRCITETGERDERLLSFLYDHNVRPGATIGILDVAPSLGTISLRVGKDEVVLGLEAAKKIYVQ; encoded by the coding sequence GTGGCTGAAAAGCGCTCGGAAGCGACCGAAGACTATCTCAAGGCTATCTACAGCTTGGCGGAGGAGAACGACCAGGTCATCGCCGCGCGGGTGGCGGAAGACATCGGCGTAACGCCTTCGACCATGTTCAGCGCCCTGCGGCGGCTCGAGAAGGAAGAGTTCGTGCGCGTGGAGCGGCGCAAGAACATCTACCTGACCCCCAAGGGCCGGGATGTGGCCGAGGCCATCCTGCGCCGGCACTTCCTCACCGAGCGGCTCCTCACCGACCTGCTGGGCCTCGACTGGGTCACGGCCCACCAGGAGGCGCACCACCTGGAGCACGCCATCTCGCCGGTGGTGGAGGAGCGCCTGGCCGCCATCCTCGACAATCCTTCCACCTGCCCCCACGGCAACCCCATACCCGTAAAGGGAGAGGCTTCGCCGCGCCGGCAGTGGATCACCCTCAACACGGCGGAAGCGGGCACCGAGGTCATCTTCCGCTGCATCACAGAGACCGGAGAGCGCGACGAGCGGCTGCTCTCGTTCCTGTACGACCACAACGTCCGCCCCGGCGCCACCATCGGCATCCTCGACGTCGCCCCGTCTCTCGGCACCATCAGCCTGCGGGTGGGCAAGGACGAGGTGGTCCTCGGGCTTGAGGCCGCCAAGAAGATTTACGTGCAGTGA
- a CDS encoding Fe(3+) ABC transporter substrate-binding protein produces MLVSLAAIVGLSMGVAGTAVADGEVNIYSYRQPFLIKPMLNAFTQQTGIKTNVVFAPKGMIERLKREGRNSPADMILTVDIGRINDAVEADVLQPVKSKKLMANIPSHDRDPSGLWYALTRRARVVYASRERVKPGDLSTYEALVDPKWKGRICIRSSQHVYNVALLASLVAHHGEAKAEEWARGLKANLARKPQGNDRAQVKAVFAGECDLALGNTYYMGKMLTNEKQIAWAESVFVFFPNQKGRGAHMNISGAGVTRHAQRKDNAVKLLEFLSDDLAQKMYAEQNFEYPVKPGVPWSGLVESWGRFKADDIDMTKVARNRATAIRIFDRVGIP; encoded by the coding sequence ATGCTGGTGTCCTTGGCGGCCATCGTCGGCCTCTCCATGGGTGTCGCGGGGACCGCCGTCGCGGACGGCGAGGTCAACATCTACTCCTACCGGCAGCCGTTCCTGATCAAGCCGATGCTGAACGCCTTCACCCAACAGACCGGCATCAAGACCAACGTCGTGTTCGCGCCCAAGGGAATGATCGAACGCCTCAAGCGCGAGGGCCGGAACAGCCCCGCCGACATGATCCTGACCGTGGACATCGGGCGGATCAACGACGCCGTGGAAGCGGACGTCCTGCAGCCGGTGAAGTCGAAGAAGCTCATGGCGAACATTCCGTCGCACGACCGGGACCCGTCGGGCCTGTGGTACGCCCTCACGAGGCGCGCCCGCGTCGTCTACGCCTCCAGGGAACGCGTGAAGCCCGGCGACCTTTCCACCTACGAGGCCCTGGTCGATCCCAAGTGGAAGGGCCGCATCTGCATCCGTTCGTCGCAGCACGTCTACAACGTGGCCCTGCTCGCGTCCCTCGTGGCGCACCACGGCGAGGCCAAGGCCGAGGAATGGGCTCGGGGACTGAAGGCCAACCTGGCGCGCAAGCCTCAGGGAAATGACCGCGCGCAGGTCAAGGCGGTCTTCGCGGGCGAATGCGACCTGGCCCTCGGCAACACCTACTACATGGGCAAGATGCTCACCAACGAGAAGCAGATCGCGTGGGCCGAGTCCGTGTTCGTCTTCTTCCCCAACCAGAAGGGCCGCGGCGCCCACATGAACATCAGCGGCGCCGGCGTCACCAGGCACGCGCAGCGGAAGGACAACGCCGTCAAGCTGCTGGAATTCCTGAGCGACGACCTGGCCCAGAAGATGTACGCGGAGCAGAACTTCGAGTATCCGGTCAAGCCCGGCGTGCCCTGGTCCGGCCTTGTGGAATCGTGGGGCAGGTTCAAGGCTGACGACATCGACATGACCAAGGTCGCCAGGAACCGCGCGACCGCCATCCGAATCTTCGACCGCGTGGGGATACCGTAG
- a CDS encoding SO_0444 family Cu/Zn efflux transporter, which translates to MESLLNAIVWETVGVFYEASVYLLIGFFVAGLLHVYLPADLIARHLGRNDTRSVGLAALFGAPIPLCSCGVLPAAASLKRQGAGRAPLVSFLISTPETGVDSVALTYGLMGPVMAVVRPVVAVVTALVAGIASIGVREDETAPGASAEAASADACADPACDDAGATGADQDTCDDTCAPGAAPPSQGHRFFHSLEYGFTSVLDDIALSLVVGMLLTGVLAGLLPDNFFDEVLGWGSGIMPMLAMIVLGLPLYLCAAASTPVAAALMVKGLSPGAALVFLLVGPATNLATMAVVGRLLGRRLLGVYLGAIILVSLMAGLLVDATLADSIQVASFGDLGRDSDAVFVLKAMSAVGLVLLLLRSFVRKGYRTVWRDAAEQLLQTGRALKAFRPGNLLRGPVLAAAVAIGAVASIPAFTLVVEPGQRGIIQRFGRVVAADLDPGLYFHLPAPFGRGTAVDVALVRQVSVGFRGPVNGARRVVDEQAFYLTADANVIDIRAVVQYRVRDPAVYALGVEETPAVVLGLARRELVALLSRKPIDRIYTVDRRGTERELRDRLARRLASLGLGSEILDVRLLDVHAPGRVHDAFRDVASALEDRQRDVHVATGAATQSTTAATGEAERITQRAEGRAVRETRRAEGRSAAFRDTAAVHQASPGVTEARLYLETLERSLELPRKYIYMPEAGGGGDVDLWVGAPSADFLNLGAPVPPGGNR; encoded by the coding sequence GTGGAATCGTTGTTGAACGCCATCGTCTGGGAGACCGTGGGGGTCTTTTACGAGGCCTCGGTGTACCTCCTCATCGGGTTCTTCGTCGCGGGGCTGCTCCACGTGTACCTGCCGGCGGATCTCATCGCCCGCCACCTGGGCCGGAACGACACGCGCTCGGTGGGTCTGGCGGCGCTGTTCGGCGCGCCGATTCCCCTGTGCTCGTGCGGGGTCCTGCCGGCGGCGGCCTCGCTGAAAAGGCAGGGCGCCGGCCGGGCACCGCTGGTGTCGTTCCTGATCTCGACTCCCGAGACCGGAGTGGACTCGGTGGCGCTGACCTACGGACTCATGGGTCCGGTCATGGCCGTGGTCCGTCCCGTGGTGGCGGTGGTGACGGCGCTCGTGGCCGGCATCGCTTCCATCGGTGTCCGCGAGGATGAGACGGCGCCGGGCGCTTCGGCGGAGGCCGCCAGCGCCGACGCGTGCGCGGACCCCGCCTGCGATGACGCGGGTGCGACGGGCGCGGATCAGGACACGTGCGACGACACCTGCGCGCCGGGCGCGGCGCCGCCTTCACAGGGGCATCGCTTCTTTCATTCGCTGGAGTACGGCTTCACGTCGGTGCTGGACGACATCGCGCTGTCGCTGGTCGTCGGCATGCTGCTGACCGGGGTTCTCGCGGGCCTTCTGCCCGACAACTTCTTTGACGAGGTGCTCGGCTGGGGCTCGGGGATCATGCCCATGCTGGCCATGATCGTGCTCGGCCTGCCGTTGTACCTCTGCGCCGCCGCCTCCACCCCCGTTGCCGCCGCGCTCATGGTCAAGGGGCTCTCTCCGGGAGCGGCGCTCGTGTTCCTGCTGGTGGGGCCGGCCACCAACCTCGCCACCATGGCCGTGGTGGGGCGGCTCCTGGGGCGCCGTCTTCTCGGCGTCTACCTCGGCGCCATCATCCTCGTGAGCCTGATGGCCGGCCTCCTGGTGGACGCCACCCTGGCGGACTCCATCCAGGTGGCCTCCTTCGGCGACCTGGGGCGGGACAGCGACGCGGTCTTCGTCCTCAAGGCCATGTCGGCCGTGGGGCTGGTCCTGCTGTTGCTGCGGAGCTTCGTGCGCAAGGGCTATCGCACGGTCTGGCGCGACGCCGCGGAACAGCTTCTCCAGACCGGCCGGGCGCTCAAGGCCTTCCGCCCCGGCAACCTGCTGCGCGGCCCCGTGCTCGCGGCCGCCGTGGCCATCGGGGCGGTGGCGTCCATTCCCGCGTTCACGCTCGTCGTCGAACCCGGCCAGCGCGGCATCATCCAGCGCTTCGGCCGGGTGGTGGCCGCGGACCTCGATCCCGGCCTGTACTTCCATCTGCCGGCGCCCTTCGGCCGCGGGACCGCGGTGGACGTGGCGCTGGTCCGGCAGGTGAGCGTGGGCTTCCGCGGCCCCGTCAACGGTGCAAGACGGGTCGTCGACGAACAGGCCTTCTACCTCACGGCGGACGCCAACGTCATCGACATCCGCGCGGTGGTGCAGTACCGCGTGCGCGACCCGGCGGTGTACGCCCTGGGCGTCGAGGAGACCCCCGCGGTGGTCCTGGGGCTGGCCCGGCGCGAGTTGGTGGCCCTGCTGAGCCGCAAGCCCATCGACCGGATCTACACCGTGGACCGGCGCGGCACGGAACGGGAGCTGCGGGACCGCCTGGCCCGGCGCCTGGCGTCCCTGGGCCTCGGCAGCGAGATCCTGGACGTGCGGCTCCTGGACGTGCACGCGCCCGGACGGGTCCACGACGCCTTCCGCGACGTGGCCAGCGCGCTGGAGGACCGCCAGCGCGACGTCCACGTGGCCACGGGGGCGGCGACCCAGTCCACCACCGCGGCCACGGGCGAGGCGGAACGCATCACGCAGCGGGCCGAGGGCCGCGCCGTGCGCGAGACGCGCCGGGCCGAGGGCCGCTCCGCCGCGTTCCGGGATACCGCGGCGGTGCACCAGGCGAGCCCCGGGGTCACCGAAGCCCGCCTCTACCTGGAAACCCTCGAGCGGTCGCTGGAGCTGCCCCGGAAATACATCTACATGCCCGAGGCGGGCGGGGGCGGCGACGTGGACCTCTGGGTCGGCGCGCCGTCCGCGGACTTCCTGAACCTGGGGGCGCCCGTGCCGCCCGGCGGGAATCGGTAG
- a CDS encoding UbiD family decarboxylase: MQPVTDMRSYIERLDAMGEIKHIEGADLDTDVGALTEHMGDIESQALLFDGFAGFPKGFRIISNLFRTCPRSAVAMGLPTDVKGVDFLHAWRQRSLEFQPMPYEQVEGGPVFDNQMEEDDVDLTRFPTPMWHDLDGGRYIGTGCGVITKDPESGGINIGTYRVMIQEKNKVSVKMNKGKHGRLAMERAHARGESLPVAITLGQEPSVMLSSQMPLPPSVNEYEFAGWMQGSPIPVVRGAVTGLPIPANGEVVLEGEIPPLPPEELPKEGPFGEWPGYYTEATEGDVPLMTVKRVYYRNDPIILGAPPVRPPNSYLPIPLGAITLWEQLEKAGIPDVKGVWGFVYGGQPGPFTVISIKQRYTGHAKQALLVAAGARAGAYGGKMVVVVDDDVDITNPGEVIWALSTRCDPREGIDIVKNVWASVCEPVISPMDRDTKGYVTDRVLIDACRPYQWIDRFPPVNAFEPQYKQDIAKKWGV; encoded by the coding sequence ATGCAACCGGTAACCGACATGCGGAGCTACATCGAGCGGCTGGACGCCATGGGCGAGATCAAGCACATCGAGGGGGCGGACCTCGACACGGACGTGGGGGCGCTCACCGAGCACATGGGCGACATCGAGTCGCAGGCGCTGCTGTTCGACGGGTTCGCGGGGTTTCCCAAGGGCTTTCGCATCATCTCCAACCTGTTCCGCACCTGCCCGCGCTCGGCGGTGGCCATGGGCCTGCCGACGGACGTCAAGGGGGTGGACTTCCTCCACGCCTGGCGCCAGCGCAGCCTGGAATTTCAGCCGATGCCCTACGAGCAGGTGGAAGGCGGGCCGGTGTTCGACAACCAGATGGAAGAGGACGACGTGGACCTGACCCGGTTCCCCACTCCCATGTGGCACGACCTCGACGGCGGCCGCTACATCGGCACCGGGTGCGGCGTCATCACCAAGGACCCGGAGTCGGGCGGCATCAACATCGGCACCTACCGGGTGATGATCCAGGAAAAGAACAAGGTCTCGGTCAAGATGAACAAGGGCAAGCACGGGCGCCTGGCCATGGAGCGCGCCCACGCCCGCGGCGAGTCGCTGCCCGTGGCCATCACCCTCGGGCAGGAGCCCAGCGTGATGCTGTCGTCGCAGATGCCGCTGCCGCCGTCGGTGAACGAGTACGAGTTCGCCGGCTGGATGCAGGGCAGCCCCATCCCGGTGGTGCGGGGCGCCGTCACCGGCCTCCCCATCCCCGCCAACGGCGAGGTGGTGCTGGAAGGCGAGATCCCGCCGCTGCCGCCGGAGGAGTTGCCCAAGGAGGGCCCCTTCGGCGAGTGGCCGGGCTACTACACCGAGGCCACCGAGGGCGACGTGCCGCTCATGACCGTCAAGCGGGTCTACTACCGGAACGACCCCATCATCCTGGGCGCGCCGCCGGTGCGGCCGCCCAACAGCTATCTGCCGATTCCGCTGGGCGCCATCACCCTCTGGGAACAGCTCGAGAAGGCCGGCATCCCCGACGTGAAGGGGGTCTGGGGCTTCGTCTACGGCGGGCAGCCGGGACCGTTCACGGTCATCTCCATCAAGCAGCGCTACACCGGCCACGCCAAGCAGGCGCTGCTGGTGGCCGCCGGCGCGCGCGCCGGCGCCTACGGCGGCAAGATGGTGGTGGTGGTGGACGACGACGTGGACATCACCAACCCCGGCGAGGTCATCTGGGCCCTTTCCACCCGCTGCGACCCGCGCGAGGGCATCGACATCGTCAAGAACGTGTGGGCCTCGGTGTGCGAGCCCGTGATCTCCCCCATGGACCGGGACACCAAGGGCTACGTCACCGACCGCGTGCTCATCGACGCCTGCCGCCCGTACCAGTGGATCGACCGCTTCCCGCCGGTGAACGCGTTCGAGCCGCAGTACAAGCAGGACATCGCCAAGAAGTGGGGCGTATGA
- a CDS encoding SCO family protein: MNAILCRTLTAAALGLAVLLAPGAEAPAHKSVLKVEFAERREFNVLIEDFALTDQDGKRVRFGKLRGKPVVINFMYTSCPDVCPLLTASLKILRDHMKPAEARDIRFLSITTDPEVDTPEVLKAYSRRHKADVPNWSWLTGDDRELAPVWQGFGVSVERIAKGLIEHTTLTVVADAKGFMRFAYFGSAPDPDMLLKDLRALATSTS, translated from the coding sequence ATGAACGCGATTCTCTGCAGGACGTTGACGGCCGCGGCGTTGGGGCTGGCGGTCCTGCTGGCGCCGGGCGCGGAGGCGCCCGCGCACAAGTCCGTCCTCAAGGTCGAGTTCGCGGAGCGGCGCGAGTTCAACGTTCTCATCGAGGACTTCGCGCTCACCGACCAGGACGGCAAGCGCGTGCGGTTCGGCAAGCTCCGCGGCAAGCCGGTGGTCATCAACTTCATGTACACGTCGTGCCCGGACGTGTGCCCGCTGCTGACCGCGAGCCTCAAGATCCTGCGCGACCACATGAAGCCGGCGGAGGCCCGGGACATCCGTTTCCTGTCCATCACCACCGACCCCGAGGTGGATACGCCCGAGGTGCTCAAGGCCTACAGCCGGCGGCACAAGGCGGACGTTCCCAACTGGTCGTGGCTCACGGGCGATGACCGGGAGCTGGCGCCGGTGTGGCAGGGCTTCGGCGTGAGCGTGGAGCGCATCGCCAAGGGGCTCATCGAACACACCACGCTGACGGTGGTGGCGGACGCCAAGGGGTTCATGCGCTTCGCCTACTTCGGCTCCGCGCCGGACCCGGACATGCTGCTCAAGGACCTGCGGGCGCTGGCAACATCAACAAGTTAG
- a CDS encoding ABC transporter ATP-binding protein: protein MYLDRRLLTHTRGVRVRIAAAVVLGLCAVAAGISRLAFSGLVIAGVLTGRPFSSLIPYLGAVAGFIALRAVFQYLRDVVSQETAARVKNTLHGKLYGHALDLGPGHFNQERTGDVLLSLGEGVERLQVFYGQFLPQMVVAAVAPVLIFFLMASFDVVIGIIFVVFALITLVTTPLFMVYNEETSRRRRASYGAFSADFLDSIQGIATLKIFGRSRAQGARLAERARHLYRTTMGVLAVNMVSVGITTFGILGGTACALGWGALKVSAGELELRSLIVILLMGAEIFRPMRELMVLYHQGIDAMASAEGIFKLLEAPVTVRAPEPAEAATETAFSPEVRFEDVHFAYREGARPALRGVSFDLRPGEKLGVVGPSGAGKSTLVNLMLRFGDPQEGRVLLGGRDIRAVPLPVLRRHIAVVAQDMYLFYGTIADNLRMARPEATPEEIEAAARAANIHDFIAGLPQGYDTVVGERGARLSGGERQRIAIARAILKDAPILVLDEALSSVDAQSEAVINEALRKLMEGRTTLIIAHRLSSVIHADRILVLERGQVAETGGHAELLAGGGTYARLMAAQAHAGGAEALEEQETSAEEPDTVETEPAAVPVSGDARAAAPLSAFTVLRRLGALVRPLLRKVAVSFSAGVLFQASVVGAGAASALLVGQLIAGESIVFHLVVLGAVVTLASVLSWADCWLPHDLAYQLLAEMRIDFYDTLDPLAPAYLSRRRSGDLVSIAGGDVETVELFFAHTISPAFIAVVVPVGILTVLGLVAWPLMLALAPFLVLLALSPFMAQKRSDKLGGAVRRELGQLNAHLVDSIQGMREIVAFGHEKRQLASVLANSLKLARAQLAFHRDQAVQASLNEAVTGIGALAVLGTGVYLVGQLQMERALLPLASVLALLAFGPITDIARTFKELMETLESGRRVFAVKDEPVPVRDGAGVPVLAANGHTPPAIRFDHVNFGYDAGNGLALRDVCLDVEPGQTMALVGPSGAGKSTCAHLLLRFWDPAGGTVRLADRDLRDFTLDHLRAQVSLVSQDTYLFNTSLRDNLRLGAPEASQEQVEEAARLAHIHNFIARLPEGYDTVVGERGVQLSGGQRQRIAIARALLKDAPVLVLDEATSHLDAINEELIQQALAELVQGRTTLVIAHRLSTIRDADRIVVLDSGAIAEQGTHDDLLRANGLYANLVMTQLVSAAEPARMEGV, encoded by the coding sequence ATGTACCTCGACCGGCGACTGCTGACCCACACCCGCGGCGTGCGCGTGCGCATCGCCGCCGCCGTCGTGCTCGGCCTGTGCGCCGTGGCCGCGGGCATCTCGCGGCTGGCGTTCTCCGGGCTGGTCATCGCCGGCGTGCTCACCGGGCGGCCGTTCTCGTCGTTGATCCCCTACCTCGGGGCCGTGGCCGGCTTCATCGCGCTGCGCGCGGTGTTCCAGTACCTGCGCGACGTGGTGAGCCAGGAAACGGCGGCGCGGGTCAAGAACACGCTCCACGGCAAGCTCTACGGGCACGCCCTCGACTTGGGACCCGGCCACTTCAACCAGGAGCGCACCGGCGACGTGCTGCTGTCCCTGGGCGAAGGGGTGGAGCGGCTCCAGGTCTTCTACGGCCAGTTCCTGCCGCAGATGGTGGTGGCCGCGGTGGCGCCGGTGCTGATCTTCTTCCTCATGGCCTCCTTCGACGTGGTCATCGGGATCATCTTCGTGGTCTTCGCGCTGATCACGCTGGTGACCACGCCGCTGTTCATGGTCTACAACGAAGAGACCAGCCGGCGCCGGCGCGCGTCCTACGGCGCCTTCAGCGCCGACTTCCTGGACAGCATCCAGGGCATCGCCACCCTCAAGATCTTCGGCCGGAGCCGCGCCCAGGGCGCGCGCCTCGCCGAGCGCGCGCGCCACCTCTACCGCACCACCATGGGGGTGCTGGCGGTCAACATGGTGTCCGTGGGCATCACCACCTTCGGCATCCTCGGCGGCACCGCCTGCGCCCTGGGCTGGGGCGCGCTCAAGGTGAGCGCGGGCGAGCTGGAGCTGCGCTCGCTCATCGTCATCCTGCTGATGGGCGCGGAGATCTTCCGCCCCATGCGCGAGCTGATGGTCCTTTACCACCAGGGCATCGACGCCATGGCCTCGGCCGAAGGCATCTTCAAGCTGCTGGAGGCGCCGGTGACGGTGCGCGCGCCCGAGCCCGCCGAGGCCGCCACCGAGACGGCCTTCTCTCCCGAGGTCCGCTTCGAGGACGTCCACTTCGCGTACCGGGAAGGCGCCCGGCCCGCGCTCCGGGGCGTCTCATTCGATCTCCGCCCCGGCGAGAAGCTCGGCGTGGTGGGCCCCAGCGGCGCCGGGAAGTCCACCTTGGTGAACCTGATGCTGCGCTTCGGCGACCCGCAGGAGGGGCGCGTGCTCCTGGGCGGGCGCGACATCCGCGCCGTCCCGCTGCCCGTGCTGCGCCGGCACATCGCCGTGGTGGCCCAGGACATGTACCTCTTCTACGGCACCATCGCCGACAATCTGCGCATGGCCCGGCCGGAGGCGACGCCGGAAGAGATCGAGGCGGCGGCGCGCGCGGCCAACATCCACGACTTCATCGCGGGGCTGCCCCAGGGCTACGACACCGTGGTGGGCGAGCGCGGCGCGCGCCTGTCCGGCGGCGAGCGCCAGCGCATCGCCATCGCCCGGGCGATCCTCAAGGACGCGCCCATCCTGGTGCTCGACGAGGCGTTGTCCAGCGTGGACGCCCAGAGCGAGGCGGTGATCAACGAGGCCCTGCGCAAGCTCATGGAGGGGCGCACCACGCTGATCATCGCGCACCGCCTGTCGAGCGTCATCCACGCCGACCGCATCCTGGTGCTGGAACGCGGGCAGGTGGCGGAGACCGGCGGCCACGCGGAGCTCTTGGCGGGCGGCGGCACCTACGCCCGGCTCATGGCGGCCCAGGCCCACGCGGGCGGCGCCGAGGCGCTGGAGGAGCAGGAGACGTCGGCCGAGGAGCCGGACACGGTGGAAACCGAGCCCGCCGCCGTCCCGGTGTCCGGGGACGCGCGCGCCGCGGCGCCGCTTTCCGCCTTCACCGTGCTGCGCAGGCTGGGGGCGCTGGTGCGCCCGTTGCTGCGCAAGGTGGCGGTGTCGTTCTCGGCCGGGGTGCTGTTCCAGGCGTCGGTGGTCGGCGCGGGCGCGGCCAGCGCGCTGCTGGTGGGGCAGCTCATCGCGGGCGAGAGCATCGTCTTCCACCTGGTCGTGCTGGGGGCGGTGGTGACGCTGGCGTCGGTGCTGTCCTGGGCCGACTGCTGGCTGCCCCACGACCTCGCCTACCAGCTCCTGGCCGAGATGCGCATCGACTTCTACGACACCCTGGACCCGCTGGCGCCCGCGTACCTGTCGCGGCGCCGCTCCGGCGACCTGGTGAGCATCGCCGGCGGCGACGTGGAGACCGTGGAACTGTTCTTCGCCCACACCATCTCCCCGGCCTTCATCGCCGTGGTGGTACCCGTGGGCATCCTCACCGTGCTGGGCCTGGTGGCGTGGCCGCTGATGCTGGCGCTGGCGCCCTTCCTGGTGCTGCTGGCGCTGTCGCCGTTCATGGCGCAGAAGCGCTCGGACAAGCTGGGGGGCGCGGTGCGCCGGGAGCTGGGACAGCTCAACGCCCACCTGGTGGACAGCATCCAGGGCATGCGCGAGATCGTCGCCTTCGGCCACGAGAAGCGCCAGCTCGCGTCGGTGCTGGCCAACAGCCTGAAGCTCGCCCGGGCGCAGCTCGCGTTCCACCGGGACCAGGCGGTGCAGGCGAGCCTGAACGAGGCGGTGACCGGCATCGGCGCCCTGGCCGTGCTTGGCACCGGCGTGTACCTGGTGGGCCAGCTCCAGATGGAGCGGGCGCTGCTGCCGCTGGCCAGCGTGCTGGCGCTCCTGGCCTTCGGCCCCATCACCGACATCGCGCGCACGTTCAAGGAGCTGATGGAGACGCTGGAGTCCGGGCGGCGCGTGTTCGCGGTGAAGGACGAGCCGGTGCCGGTGCGGGACGGCGCCGGCGTGCCCGTGCTCGCGGCCAACGGCCACACGCCGCCGGCCATCCGTTTCGACCATGTGAACTTCGGCTACGACGCCGGCAACGGCCTGGCGCTGCGGGACGTGTGCCTGGACGTGGAGCCGGGCCAGACCATGGCGCTGGTGGGGCCGTCCGGCGCGGGCAAGAGCACCTGCGCGCACCTGCTGCTGCGCTTCTGGGACCCGGCCGGCGGCACCGTGAGGCTGGCCGACCGGGACCTGCGGGACTTCACCCTGGATCACCTGCGGGCGCAGGTCTCCCTGGTGTCCCAGGACACCTATCTCTTCAACACCTCGCTACGCGACAACCTGCGGCTGGGGGCGCCGGAGGCCTCCCAGGAGCAGGTGGAAGAGGCCGCGCGCCTGGCCCACATCCACAACTTCATCGCGCGCCTGCCCGAGGGCTACGACACCGTGGTGGGCGAGCGCGGCGTGCAGCTCTCCGGCGGCCAGCGGCAGCGCATCGCCATCGCCCGGGCGCTGCTCAAGGACGCCCCGGTGCTGGTCCTGGACGAGGCCACGTCGCACCTCGACGCCATCAACGAGGAGCTGATCCAGCAGGCGCTCGCCGAGCTGGTGCAGGGCCGCACCACCCTCGTCATCGCCCACCGCCTGTCCACCATCCGCGACGCCGACCGCATCGTCGTGCTCGACTCCGGCGCCATCGCCGAGCAGGGCACCCACGACGACCTGCTGCGCGCCAACGGCCTCTACGCCAACCTGGTCATGACCCAACTCGTCAGCGCCGCCGAGCCGGCGCGGATGGAAGGAGTATGA
- the bfr gene encoding bacterioferritin, with protein MKGDPRVLKALNDVLRKELTGINQYFMHSRMCRNWGYQVLDQVIFKESIEEMEHADRIINRILILDGVPNVAGYDKIMVGKTVKEQFENDHGLEVEAIKVLQESIATCQEQADHVSRELLEQILADEENHADWIEAQLRLMEEVGQENYLAQQIYSTGGAGDAA; from the coding sequence ATGAAAGGCGACCCCAGGGTCCTCAAGGCGCTCAACGACGTTCTGCGGAAAGAGCTCACCGGGATCAACCAATACTTCATGCATTCGCGCATGTGCCGGAACTGGGGCTACCAGGTCCTGGACCAAGTCATTTTCAAGGAATCCATCGAGGAGATGGAGCACGCGGACCGGATCATCAACCGCATCCTGATCCTGGACGGGGTTCCCAACGTTGCCGGTTACGACAAGATCATGGTGGGGAAAACCGTCAAGGAGCAGTTCGAGAACGACCACGGCCTGGAAGTGGAAGCCATCAAGGTGCTGCAGGAGAGCATCGCGACATGCCAGGAACAGGCGGACCACGTGAGTCGCGAGCTGCTGGAGCAGATTCTCGCGGACGAGGAAAATCACGCCGACTGGATCGAAGCGCAACTCCGCCTGATGGAGGAGGTCGGCCAGGAGAACTACCTGGCGCAACAGATCTACAGTACCGGTGGCGCCGGAGACGCGGCCTGA